The Fusarium keratoplasticum isolate Fu6.1 chromosome 8, whole genome shotgun sequence genome includes a region encoding these proteins:
- a CDS encoding Ubiquitinyl hydrolase 1 has translation MDPSTISPDLPDRAASAEASSTRPNPFDDGDISSRKRRRTSLSGSPTNSLDTVNPLHDSSSSTTLDTDPVVPSRDSAVEARPEPVAPKTPEPGTSMREPPTEPPSSMVTINLRNAPQSDSSSSSPPSPSPAAQPPATDAVTDVATDDVKASVEDSEVDMVPVPAQSTDTSKSASSHSTSPPIEIITVPSDDDMASDHMSVGVSIVEDDPILIDPIHDFPFHDPEETTESTVERLANYLSTQSPIDEGVVDKVQQWLERYLRYIRDVDQQSAIDSCRQNLGFWVTFPEIFHAMACRKPSMLKAHGLRGVTLAFFAGFAKLTAWFIESDIRALQEFSATQTDQKQRPPTLLSPLYLDRLHMMTGAPFYDEQTGNADLSSPSLEDVSYVIKEFQESQGGSLSCLLQLVRCLVDHISNFPRWTDELSSICLVAADIMTDASFASGSPGLPPMAKQRLEVGHALYDLVSDTLVRMVEKQPTQLNADKVSTSVRALTNMIKSSLQGEHEAATQLLIEHRQAHPQLPVNYTIEAIAWERRLGLLNKLIRSSQMQLRVVGVTQMCGDLVSCWRRHCDSGDDGSILHLNHLAEYLLQTGLIEYILGSNCHPEITLEGANIVGFLVVTKMYREEHINMIWQGITSGQDPRTADALTRMVTNITNLFDYAGLLFFCDKFQALPMDGFTPSIRMLWETVIRHMVTRSQVDRPGLSFHPYNLCLRLLRESSVCTSGSQVAYPDMQHAAMQKFKELLAYGPDSEGRQQLYQSCIQDIADQSATTLGSLWCLSMAIRSAVVMELRVLTEKHDLTRLIVTELEHAIKVGRAAGVQTVLWGAINQPRRDFITNIIQVEPQTITKELGIKLWDMLVGPRSLSLEDRRAGWGILNNLNRKLNLANPFLQTCLSQYLPTLPSEYFCDGMLEFLRAEILPRLNEKADLALDDHDMVAESGIEQLWRLILETEDGSLVDRSVRTLAIDIYVESRHMATSPLQRTRLIHMALVNRCLQQLKDAAQKIKSSNDGATSGEDEPMSTVATDEQIQQQERIFIRSLRLLRHILEAHQSKPLLSAPDLRTLIPQTPYEVQGDSAELKYQSFDGDEQTDIKPLAIGKLNTAASLLASLRQETGFENYRVYYRGRPFLPNEHEICKSLEDLRVQEGLMLVKREEAGPAPSGRVKPGASPLEVEISAHFDEMFEYLSMEESLAQEIYHFLVKLPTDGHLLKSIDGNTTSYQQIFPPGQPYKSLYAVHTLLEYIEAAFHGRIDNEDPKDDPTDPGQSSAYTKALKTGISFATQAISDKNVFDQASVSLRLKLTGTLIHAFRRLLDNMLRSTGTLAGSSMVTELYTPGRPASTDIVIVPEPARLVEILTCAIDSPGDASPVIAGTLALTLRLSIINGAFWAKLNTNPDFVALLHRALLTDPRPGVRSLVVKLIEELVSMTGHTQPLDRSNESSSNNPDDIFVALVSYFWGVVSDLVLQIAGYPDQCEDFFRLTYILLMRLKARSPGVLDLPRLASQVSQLLLAHTSTEVIGSSAGEDSFAKGLATVLHICLQLDPSVAQSPQLPADLPLSLFWKQLYPPKRSLSEQPIPRVVLHSETRAKLCDILFHLVKHDPEKTKGLLESLESLVPFYDDDDDGMSCAISTSHPLTSKPDEPYLYELPYQFERLRALRAPCGYAGLLNLSNTCYLNSILAQLFMNTGFRQFILNSKLHDPANGQELMFYTQKLFGFMQESYRRFVDPSNLVSSIKTYDDTLIDIHSQMDVDEFYNLLFDRWEGQFHSHEEKRKLKSFYGGQLVQQVKSKECEHISERLEPFSAIQCDIKGKNTLEDSLQAYVDGEIMEGDNKYKCSTCDKHVDAVKRACLKDIPDNVIFHLKRFDFNLRTLQRSKINDYFSFPARVNLRPYTIEHLSNPENDIEEDIFELVGVLVHSGTAESGHYYSYIRERPSASGRQTWVEFNDDMVTAWDPSHMESSTFGGPDHRPYDTNGIIYDKTYSAYMLFYQRASSLRAEQERMMSLGIPGPLRVNVADDLKDHIMSENTVILRRHCIYDPSNLRLVQMLFQQTRQLCGSCREVDTSQNIGEFLIDRAQEHGLQDLAMHTLLSHLDQVVTRAKDMPDFLSFSKLISDAITSCHHCAFAFYSYFDQRHDALRALLQRNPEMAVRNFVSKMFTVAIHKIARGLPHVYDPPVPNSPISDPDGDENITEGAVAHRSVIDGVMLLFNHLWNFFHINLRSWDDYFGAILGFAKLGSREVGYVLAANYLARLLRIISADPAQALTGNYQRMLQTVLRRINNAKPPSYLSVIMLVDYLLQQLEPELGTDVIVEDAAERLERMERPFSWTSEEVQLVHTSLDDTHGSHFVEKLLGIDQATRPTDDIIRFLTGIGSTMDGKILATLKRCIRGETSTQAMDPFLRAAGAYIESTEQLDFATKMIQHVYTQAKSLQNTEGVYFVRFFETALSLERSEGEFARTIRSLSLRLVPNWTPHLLAYQESTVRAATENFLDRELFQALQSDSIAERDPEDREEIKLTVRQLGLTCLGHLEEHHVRRRAHLGRDIAGSFSRVIESCAKSIESDPEKQDDVDTEFMALQREVLDPLRRLIVDDMEEDGSDWEGSCGSSDQIDDLVEMNITGLNEMNDVELA, from the exons ATGGATCCGTCCACGATATCCCCGGACCTCCCAGATCGTGCTGCCTCCGCTGAAGCCAGTTCAACCCGGCCGAATCCCTTTGATGACGGTGATATCTCGTCTCGCAAGCGCCGGCGCACGTCTCTCTCCGGATCACCTACAAACTCCCTCGATACCGTGAACCCGCTCCACGATTCCTCGAGCTCTACCACTCTCGACACTGATCCCGTCGTCCCCAGCCGTGACTCAGCTGTAGAAGCCCGGCCAGAACCTGTCGCGCCAAAGACCCCCGAGCCTGGTACCTCGATGCGCGAGCCACCCACCGAGCCTCCGTCCAGCATGGTTACTATTAACCTTAGGAACGCGCCCCAGAGTgactcgtcgtcttcttcgccccCATCTCCTTCACCTGCCGCCCAGCCCCCTGCGACCGATGCCGTCACCGATGTTGCGACCGACGACGTCAAGGCCAGTGTTGAAGACTCCGAGGTCGACATGGTGCCGGTTCCTGCCCAGAGTACCGATACCTCCAAGTCAGCCTCTTCACATTCAACAAGCCCGCCAATCGAGATTATCACAGTGCCGTCAGATGATGACATGGCTTCCGATCATATGAGCGTTGGAGTTTCCATCGTGGAGGATGACCCTATCCTGATCGATCCTATCCATGACTTCCCCTTTCACGATCCCGAAGAAACCACCGAATCGACAGTGGAACGACTGGCAAACTATCTTTCAACTC AATCTCCAATTGATGAAGGCGTTGTCGACAAGGTTCAGCAATGGCTGGAAAGGTACCTCAGATACATCAGAGACGTCGACCAGCAATCTGCCATCGACTCATGCCGACAAAATTTGGGGTTTTGGGTTACATTCCCCGAAATCTTTCACGCAATGGCATGTCGCAA GCCATCAATGTTGAAAGCACATGGATTGCGCGGCGTTACTCTGGCGTTTTTCGCTGGATTCGCCAAGCTGACGGCCTGGTTCATCGAATCTGACATTCGTGCTCTGCAAGAGTTTTCGGCTACGCAGACGGATCAAAAACAGCGTCCACCCACTCTATTGTCTCCTCTTTACCTCGACCGCTTGCATATGATGACTGGGGCGCCTTTCTACGACGAGCAAACTGGTAACGCCGATCTTTCATCCCCCAGTCTGGAAGATGTGTCATACGTGATCAAGGAATTTCAGGAAAGTCAAGGTGGAAGCCTCAGTtgcctgctccagctggTCAGGTGTCTGGTGGATCATATCTCCAACTTCCCTCGATGGACTGATGAGCTATCCTCGATATGCCTGGTTGCAGCAGATATCATGACAGATGCAAGCTTCGCCTCGGGCAGCCCGGGACTCCCCCCCATGGCCAAACAACGGCTAGAAGTTGGTCATGCCCTCTACGACCTGGTCTCAGATACCCTCGTAAGGATGGTTGAAAAGCAGCCGACGCAGTTGAATGCCGATAAAGTCTCAACTAGCGTTCGGGCTCTCACAAACATGATCAAATCGAGCCTTCAGGGCGAACATGAAGCTGCAACTCAGCTACTAATCGAGCATCGACAGGCGCACCCCCAGCTCCCCGTCAACTACACTATTGAGGCAATCGCTTGGGAGCGACGTCTTGGGCTCTTGAACAAGCTGATAAGGTCAAGTCAGATGCAACTCCGTGTTGTGGGTGTGACCCAGATGTGTGGTGACCTGGTCTCCTGCTGGAGACGCCATTGTGATAGCGGAGACGATGGCAGCATACTCCACCTCAACCATCTCGCGGAATACCTGCTCCAGACCGGACTCATAGAGTACATCCTCGGCTCTAACTGTCATCCAGAGATCACTCTTGAGGGCGCCAACATCGTGGGCTTCTTGGTAGTGACCAAGATGTACCGGGAGGAGCACATCAATATGATATGGCAAGGTATCACATCCGGCCAAGATCCTCGCACCGCAGATGCTCTCACTCGCATGGTGACAAATATCACGAACCTTTTCGATTACGCCGGTCTTCTATTTTTCTGCGACAAATTTCAGGCCCTTCCCATGGATGGCTTCACTCCCTCCATCCGAATGCTTTGGGAGACCGTCATTAGGCACATGGTTACAAGATCACAAGTCGATCGACCGGGACTGAGCTTTCATCCCTACAACTTGTGCTTACGGCTGCTCAGAGAATCGTCAGTTTGCACATCCGGATCACAAGTCGCATATCCCGACATGCAGCACGCAGCGATGCAGAAGTTTAAGGAGCTCCTGGCATATGGGCCAGATTCCGAGGGACGCCAGCAGCTGTACCAGAGCTGCATTCAGGACATAGCAGACCAGTCAGCAACTACATTGGGCAGCCTCTGGTGCTTGTCAATGGCAATCCGCTCCGCGGTTGTTATGGAACTTCGTGTCTTGACGGAGAAGCACGACCTGACGAGACTTATCGTTACTGAGCTAGAGCACGCAATCAAGGTCGGACGAGCTGCCGGCGTTCAGACGGTTCTCTGGGGCGCCATCAACCAACCTCGCAGGgacttcatcaccaacatcatccagGTTGAACCCCAAACAATCACCAAGGAGCTGGGGATAAAGCTCTGGGACATGCTGGTCGGCCCGCGGTCACTATCGCTTGAGGATAGGAGAGCAGGGTGGGGTATCTTGAACAATCTTAACCGGAAGCTCAACCTCGCCAACCCCTTTCTCCAAACGTGCTTGTCTCAATACCTCCCAACTCTTCCTTCCGAATATTTCTGCGACGGCATGCTGGAGTTTCTCCGGGCGGAAATTCTACCGCGTCTCAACGAGAAAGCCGACCTAGCCCTTGACGACCATGACATGGTTGCTGAGAGCGGTATTGAGCAATTGTGGCGCTTGATCCTCGAGACTGAGGATGGATCTCTCGTTGATCGATCAGTACGGACGCTTGCAATCGATATCTATGTTGAAAGCCGGCATATGGCCACTAGCCCGCTTCAGCGAACACGACTGATCCACATGGCTCTAGTCAACCGATGCCTACAGCAGCTAAAGGATGCCGCGCAGAAAATCAAGAGCTCCAACGATGGAGCGACGAgcggcgaggatgagccCATGTCAACTGTTGCAACGGATGAGCAAATCCAGCAGCAGGAGAGGATCTTCATTCGATCCTTGAGACTATTACGGCACATACTGGAGGCCCATCAATCAAAACCTCTTCTGTCGGCCCCTGACCTGAGAACACTGATCCCCCAAACCCCCTATGAGGTGCAAGGCGACTCGGCCGAGCTCAAATACCAGTCTTTTGATGGGGATGAACAGACTGATATCAAGCCACTCGCAATTGGGAAGCTCAACACCGCTGCGTCTTTACTTGCCAGCCTGAGACAAGAAACAGGCTTCGAGAACTACAGAGTTTATTACAGAGGACGACCTTTTCTTCCTAACGAGCACGAAATCTGCAAGTCTTTGGAGGATCTGCGTGTCCAGGAGGGTCTCATGCTGGTCAAACGTGAGGAAGCAGGCCCAGCCCCTTCTGGTCGAGTGAAGCCAGGTGCCTCTCCCCTCGAGGTAGAAATCTCGGCGCACTTTGACGAGATGTTCGAGTACCTCAGCATGGAGGAGTCACTCGCACAAGAG ATTTACCACTTTCTCGTGAAACTCCCCACAGATGGTCATCTCTTGAAGTCAATTGACGGCAACACAACCTCGTATCAGCAAATCTTTCCTCCGGGGCAGCCGTACAAGTCACTCTATGCTGTTCACACGCTTCTGGAGTACATTGAAGCTGCTTTTCACGGGCGCATCGACAATGAAGATCCCAAGGATGACCCAACTGACCCTGGTCAATCCTCCGCGTATACCAAAGCTCTAAAGACGGGCATCTCCTTTGCCACTCAGGCAATCTCAGACAAAAATGTCTTCGATCAGGCTTCTGTGAGCCTGCGTCTGAAACTCACTGGCACATTGATACACGCATTCCGACGGCTGCTGGATAATATGCTACGGTCCACTGGAACACTTGCTGGCTCGAGCATGGTTACAGAGCTCTACACCCCAGGGCGACCAGCCAGTACGGACATCGTTATCGTGCCTGAACCAGCTCGGCTCGTTGAAATCTTGACATGCGCCATAGATTCCCCCGGCGATGCTTCTCCAGTGATTGCCGGAACACTTGCCCTCACACTCCGCCTGAGCATAATCAATGGTGCATTCTGGGCAAAACTCAACACAAACCCCGATTTTGTGGCTTTACTGCACCGTGCTCTGCTTACTGATCCAAGACCTGGGGTCAGGTCGCTTGTTGTGAAGCTcattgaggagcttgtcTCGATGACAGGCCATACACAGCCGTTGGACAGGTCAAACGAGTCATCCTCAAATAATCCGGACGACATCTTCGTGGCCCTGGTCTCATACTTTTGGGGTGTTGTCAGCGACCTTGTGCTGCAGATAGCCGGGTATCCGGACCAGTGTGAAGATTTCTTTAGGCTGACGTACATCTTGCTGATGCGATTGAAGGCTCGATCGCCAGGTGTGTTAGATCTCCCAAGGCTTGCCTCTCAGGTCAGCCAGCTCTTACTCGCCCATACATCAACTGAA GTCATTGGGTCTTCAGCTGGAGAGGACTCGTTTGCGAAAGGCCTCGCAACAGTTCTACATATTTGCCTACAACTTGATCCCTCGGTTGCCCAATCCCCGCAGTTGCCAGC GGATTTGCCCTTGTCACTGTTCTGGAAGCAGCTGTATCCCCCCAAGCGCAGTCTGAGCGAGCAGCCCATCCCCAGGGTGGTTCTCCACAGTGAAACGAGAGCGAAGCTCTGTGACATTCTTTTCCATCTCGTGAAGCACGATCCAGAAAAGACTAAGGGCCTGTTGGAATCGCTCGAGAGTCTCGTGCCCTTctacgatgatgacgatgacggcaTGTCTTGCGCCATATCAACCTCGCACCCGCTGACATCCAAACCAGATGAACCATATCTTTACGAGCTCCCGTATCAATTTGAGCGCCTGCGAGCGCTGCGGGCACCATGTGGTTACGCTGGCCTGCTAAACTTGTCGAACACATGCTACCTCAATTCAATCCTGGCGCAGCTTTTCATGAACACGGGATTCCGACAATTCATCCTGAACTCGAAACTTCATGATCCCGCCAACGGCCAAGAACTCATGTTCTACACCCAAAAGCTGTTTGGCTTCATGCAGGAAAGCTACCGTCGCTTTGTTGACCCCAGCAATCTTGTCAGTTCAATCAAGACCTACGATGACACCCTCATCGACATTCACAGTCAAATGGACGTGGATGAGTTCTACAACCTACTCTTCGATCGCTGGGAGGGACAGTTTCACAGCCacgaagagaagaggaaactCAAGTCTTTTTACGGTGGTCAACTCGTGCAGCAAGTCAAGTCAAAGGAGTGTGAGCACATTTCTGAGCGACTTGAGCCATTCTCTGCGATTCAATGCGACATCAAGGGCAAAAACACGCTGGAAGACAGCCTTCAGGCTTATGTGGATGGCGAGATCATGGAAGGGG ACAACAAGTACAAGTGTTCAACGTGCGACAAACACGTTGATGCTGTCAAGAG GGCGTGTCTGAAAGACATCCCAGACAATGTCATCTTTCACCTCAAGCGGTTTGACTTTAACCTCCGTACTCTCCAGCGAAGCAAGATCAACGATTATTTCTCATTCCCAGCACGTGTCAACTTGCGACCCTACACTATCGAGCACCTCAGCAACCCGGAAAATGAcatcgaggaggacatcTTCGAACTGGTCGGTGTCCTCGTTCACTCGGGCACCGCTGAATCCGGCCACTACTACTCGTACATCCGTGAGCGCCCTTCCGCCTCAGGTCGCCAGACTTGGGTTGAGTTCAATGATGATATGGTAACGGCATGGGATCCCTCGCATATGGAAAGCTCCACGTTCGGTGGCCCTGATCATCGTCCGTACGACACAAACGGCATCATCTACGACAAGACATACAGCGCATACATGCTGTTTTACCAACGTGCCTCTTCTCTAAGAGCTGAGcaggagaggatgatgagccTAGGCATTCCAGGGCCTCTGCGAGTCAATGTAGCTGACGATCTCAAAGATCACATCATGAGCGAAAACACAGTGATCCTTCGCCGTCACTGTATATATGATCCTAGCAACCTCAGGCTCGTTCAGATGCTATTCCAGCAGACGAGACAGCTTTGTGGAAGCTGTCGCGAAGTTGACACGAGCCAGAACATTGGCGAGTTCCTGATTGATCGCGCTCAAGAGCATGGGCTTCAGGATTTAGCCATGCACACGTTGCTGAGCCACCTGGACCAGGTCGTTACAAGAGCAAAGGACATGCCGGATTTcctcagcttctccaagTTGATCAGCGATGCTATCACTTCATGCCACCATTGTGCGTTTGCTTTCTACAGCTACTTTGATCAACGGCATGATGCACTGCGCGCCCTCCTCCAACGGAACCCAGAAATGGCAGTGCGCAACTTTGTGAGCAAGATGTTCACTGTCGCTATACACAAGATTGCAAGAGGCTTGCCTCATGTCTACGATCCGCCGGTCCCAAATAGTCCGATCTCAGACCCTGATGGAGACGAGAACATTACCGAGGGTGCTGTTGCTCACCGTTCAGTCATTGATGGCGTGATGCTTCTGTTCAATCACCTATGGAACTTCTTCCACATCAACCTCAGATCGTGGGACGACTACTTTGGGGCTATTTTGGGCTTTGCAAAGCTGGGAAGCCGCGAAGTCGGATATGTTCTGGCCGCTAATTACCTGGCGAGGCTTCTGCGTATTATCTCGGCAGATCCAGCACAGGCCCTCACCGGAAACTATCAAAGGATGCTGCAGACTGTTCTCCGAcgcatcaacaacgccaaACCGCCTTCCTACCTGTCGGTGATCATGCTGGTCGATTATCTTCTGCAGCagctggagccggagctGGGAACAGACGTCATTGTTGAAGACGCGGCTGAGCGACTGGAGCGGATGGAACGGCCTTTCAGCTGGACGTCGGAAGAGGTACAACTCGTGCACACCAGCCTGGACGATACTCACGGCAGCCATTTCGTGGAGAAGCTACTGGGGATCGACCAAGCAACCCGTCCAACCGACGACATTATCCGATTCCTGACCGGGATCGGCTCAACGATGGATGGCAAGATACTGGCCACGTTGAAGCGATGCATCAGGGGTGAGACGTCAACTCAAGCCATGGACCCGTTCCTGCGGGCGGCCGGCGCCTACATTGAGAGTACCGAGCAACTCGACTTTGCCACAAAGATGATTCAGCATGTGTACACGCAAGCCAAAAGCCTGCAAAACACCGAGGGGGTATACTTTGTTCGCTTCTTCGAAACAGCACTGTCACTCGAGCGGTCGGAAGGGGAGTTCGCGAGGACCATCAGGAGTCTCAGTCTCCGTCTGGTGCCAAACTGGACACCCCATCTCCTAGCATATCAAGAAAGCACCGTGCGAGCAGCCACAGAGAATTTCCTAGACCGCGAGTTGTTCCAGGCCTTGCAAAGCGACTCGATCGCTGAGCGAGACCCGGAGGATCGGGAAGAGATCAAGCTGACGGTCAGACAATTGGGCCTTACGTGTTTGGGGCATCTCGAGGAGCATCACGTCCGAAGGAGAGCACACCTGGGGCGAGACATTGCAGGCTCGTTCTCGCGCGTGATTGAGTCATGCGCCAAGTCTATCGAAAGTGATCCCGAGAAACAAGACGATGTCGACACAGAGTTTATGGCCTTGCAGCGCG AGGTGTTGGATCCCCTCCGCAGGCTGATCGTGGATGACATGGAGGAAGACGGGTCCG ACTGGGAAGGATCCTGTGGATCATCAGACCAGATTGACGACCTGGTGGAGATGAACATTACAGGACTGAACGAGATGAACGACGTGGAACTGGCTTGA